Proteins found in one Venturia canescens isolate UGA chromosome 8, ASM1945775v1, whole genome shotgun sequence genomic segment:
- the LOC122415176 gene encoding trehalase-like isoform X6 has protein sequence MKMRKPASEILESFRHFMNETDNNPSKNQTRKFVEANFEEPGSEFEDWIPMDWRKEPKFLRGIKDQELRKFASDLNDIWKFLGRKMTDHVKLNPELYSIIYVPNPVIVPGGRFREFYYWDSYWIIKGLLLSEMYTTVRGMLSNFVSIVDRLGFIPNGGRVYYEMRSQPPMLIPMVHEYLKATSDWKWLEENLWLLEKEFDFWMVNRTVTIEKDGKLFVLARYYEKSKGPRPESYKEDVHSATIFRTQEAKEEHYSELKTAAETGWDFSTRWFIHDGTKQGNLTHTKAHYIVPVELNSIIYRNAVLLAEYNERMGNMTKVQKYRSIAEAWKVAVEAILWHEEVGAWLDYDLLNEVKRDYFFPTNVVPLWTNCYDVTKREDFVAKVMKYLEKNRVEDYLGGIPTTLERSGEQWDYPNAWPPLQYFVIMALDMTGDAWAQKYAYELSQRWVRSNYKAFNESTYMYEKYDATQFGVGGDGGEYAVQTGFGWTNGLVMDLINKYGQRLTAYDHFTPNDVVKLASQHGSSATISTAGQLLTGILAIIISLAAGFIGMVMYKRRHYYAPGPSTMPNNRRVGTPSGNLYRKRIAYTELKDMSND, from the exons ATGAAAATGAGGAAACCGGCGAGCGAGATCCTCGAGTCGTTCCGTCACTTCATGAACGAGACGGACAACAATCCGTCGAAGAATCAGACGAGAAAATTCGTTGAGGCGAATTTCGAAGAACCGGGCTCCGAGTTCGAGGACTGGATCCCGATGGACTGGCGCAAGGAGCCCAAATTTTTGCGCGGCATAAAGGACCAGGAGCTGCGAAAATTCGCCTCCGATCTCAACgacatttggaaatttttgggCAGAAAAATGACCGATCACGTGAAACTCAATCCGGAATTGTACTCGATTATTTACGTGCCGAACCCGGTGATCGTACCCGGAGGAAGATTCCGCGAGTTTTATTACTGGGACTCGTACTGGATCATCAAAGGTCTCTTGCTCTCGGAAATGTACACGACGGTGCGCGGGATGCTCTCGAATTTCGTCAGCATCGTCGATCGCCTCGGCTTCATCCCGAACGGCGGCAGAGTTTATTACGAGATGAGATCCCAGCCCCCGATGCTCATCCCGATGGTCCACGAGTACCTCAAAGCGACGAGCGACTGGAAATGGCTCGAGGAAAATCTGTGGCTGCTGGAGAAAGAATTCGATTTTTGGATGGTCAACCGCACCGTCACCATCGAAAAAGACGGAAAGCTGTTCGTCCTGGCGAGATactacgaaaaatcgaaaggcCCCAGACCGGAATCTTAcaa AGAAGACGTCCACTCGGCTACAATATTTCGAACCCAGGAGGCCAAGGAAGAACATTACTCGGAGCTCAAGACTGCCGCTGAAACTGGATGGGACTTTTCGACCAGATGGTTCATTCACGATGGAACGAAACAAG GAAATTTGACCCACACGAAGGCCCATTACATCGTGCCGGTTGAGCTAAACTCAATAATTTATCGAAACGCCGTGCTCCTCGCCGAGTACAACGAGAGAATGGGAAACATGACAAAAGTGCAGAAATATCGGAGCATCGCCGAGGCATGGAAAGTGGCTGTCGAGGCGATATTGTGGCACGAGGAAGTCGGGGCATGGTTGGATTACGATCTTCTCAACGAAGTCAAAAGGGATTACTTTTTCCCGACGAATGTCGTGCCCCTGTGGACCAACTGCTACGACGTCACCAAGCGAGAAGACTTCGTCGCCAAAGTGATGAAGTATCTTGAGAAAAATCGGGTTGAAGATTATCTCGGTGGCATTCCAACGACCTTGGAACGTTCCGGTGAACAGTGGGATTATCCAAACGCTTGGCCGCCTCTCCAATACTTCGTTATCATGGCGTTGGACATGACCGGCGATGCTTGGGCCCAGAAGTATGCTTACGAGCTCAGCCAACGATGGGTTCGCAGTAATTACAAAGCTTTCAACGAGTCTACCTACATGTACGAAAAG TACGACGCGACACAATTCGGGGTCGGAGGAGACGGGGGCGAGTACGCGGTGCAAACGGGCTTCGGTTGGACGAACGGTCTCGTGATGGATCTTATCAACAAATACGGACAAAGGTTGACGGCCTACGATCACTTCACGCCGAACGACGTCGTCAAGTTGGCCTCCCAGCACGGATCATCTGCCACCATTTCGACCGCTGGTCAACTGCTCACCGGCATACTCGCGATAATCATTTCCCTAGCTGCAGGATTCATCGG AATGGTAATGTACAAACGACGGCACTACTACGCACCCGGGCCGTCGACGATGCCAAACAATCGAAGAGTCGGTACACCGTCGGGAAACCTTTATCGAAAACGCATCGCTTACACCGAGCTCAAGGACATGAGCAACGATTGA